CAATTTGTACAACGTAAAAGTTTTGAACAGTTAATGTAATCGAGCCATGATTAACTGTATTTAAAATTTGTCGGACATTATCTAATGCTAGATTTATATTTTCTTTTCTTTTATCTACCATTACGAAAAACACCCTTCCTCCAAATAATTTCGTTTTATTAAATCGATAATACGTTCCACTAATACTTTTCTTACATTATCGTCATAGCCCAAGCTATTACATAAAATCATGTTTTTTACCTCATATCCTTGTAAACGCTTGGCAATACTTTGACGTAAAATGCCTGTAAACAATAAATACGGCACAATAAATACCTGCTCATTGTCTTG
This DNA window, taken from Lysinibacillus sp. FSL M8-0337, encodes the following:
- a CDS encoding YezD family protein, with the translated sequence MVDKRKENINLALDNVRQILNTVNHGSITLTVQNFYVVQIEKKEKIRLR